TCGGCGACCTCCCGCTTTCCTCCAGCCCTCGCGCAGCGACCCAAAGAGTTTTGGAGGGTTGGGGGATGGGGGTCCGGGGGAAGGGGGAAGGGAACCTTTTGCAAAAGGTTCCCTTCCCCCTTCCCCCGGCCGCCGGAGGCGCATGCCTTACTCCTGAACGGCCTCGACGCCCTTCACTCCGGGGATTTCCTTGAGAATGATCCGTTCGATGCCGTTTCGCAGCGTCATCTGGGACATGGGGCAGCCTTTGCACTGCAGCATGGGCCGGACCTTGTCCAGCACGGCTTGCACTTTATCGAGCATGGGACATGCCTCCGTGTTGCGGTTTCGGACGGAACCACTACGGCCTGGACCGCGCGTTGTCAAACCAAAGCGCGCCGTTCCGGCCGGTCCGGGTTGATCCGGGAAAGGGTCAGGGCTTTATGAGGATGCCGAACGCCTCTTCCAGTTCCTCGTCCAGGTCCTCGACCATCTCGTCCAGCCGCTCAGGGGTCAGCCCCATGGCGTCCCAGACGGCGCGGTTGGGCGGCTGCACGAAGTATTCGCCGCTGGAACCGACGCCCAGACCGGTGGCTATGGTCTCGGCGCAGTGAACCAGGAACGGCTCGGCTTCCTTGTTCGCAGGCTTGGGGTGGTGGTGTTCGAGCACGGCCGAGACCAGAACGTAGGGGAAATTCCATTTGCGCAGCAGCATGCCCCCCAGGGTGGCATGGTCGAAGCCGAGCAGCGCTTTCTCCTCGGCGAACAGGAGCACGTCC
This uncultured Pseudodesulfovibrio sp. DNA region includes the following protein-coding sequences:
- a CDS encoding NifU family protein, with protein sequence MLDKVQAVLDKVRPMLQCKGCPMSQMTLRNGIERIILKEIPGVKGVEAVQE